The following proteins are co-located in the Eleginops maclovinus isolate JMC-PN-2008 ecotype Puerto Natales chromosome 1, JC_Emac_rtc_rv5, whole genome shotgun sequence genome:
- the LOC134866595 gene encoding prickle-like protein 2 encodes MSLEMEKTITKLMYDFQRNSTSDDDSGCALEEYAWVPPGLSPEQVHQYYNSLPEEKVPYINSPGEKYRIKQLLHQLPPHDNEVRYCNALDEEEKRELKIFSNQRKKDSLGRGNIRPFPLTISGAICDKCGGQINGGDMVVFAARVGHSKVWHPHCFVCSMCEELLVDLIYFYQDGKVFCGRHHAERLKPRCCACDEIIFADECTEAEGRHWHMKHFRCYECETPLGGQRYIMKDGRPHCCNCFESLYAEYCDACGEHIGIDQGQMTYDGQHWHATEECFCCARCKRSLLGRPFLPKQGQIFCSRSCSAGQDPDESDSSDSAFQSARSRESRHSTKIGKKERRNAERSAEARQSAPPPMPDRLSAEIDPLSGQMDRLSLSSSQTPSRTPNRTPSRTPSRAPSLNQVWMSRDDPYVPAVYEGPQLEASPTPAPIHLLAQCNPRQGYNPNTNAHPPAQTAANPGKRPDSWGKEQGNAKRTPMAALRGHSFNENWTHHSQDEFRPNKLRTQMSFNEMPNQNQGFSDKRSISLHGFQRDGRPPLTRRNPINAMSFNEPLTPLEQTPRGSMDSLTMSNATGHSLDGVSKRQEHLSRFSMPDLSKDSGVNVSEKSNMGTLSSSVQFHSTESLSSSRPYNNNMYAPLRVGYPLQYWDGPQPLGFDGKGRVGVMGSSGNLRMAPMSDRMPRRRINGQEPVTQQQQPQPRRRKHHRGNHSNGQHRSSRHHKRSRRSRSDNALHLVADRPTQMVEPPYRRVQEDYDRFPSGNAARELFGLEPGGYRQQPQRPCPRTTSDLTLQNAGWQPAGLGGQCWGDGYMEAADPWCSSCSSSSESEADEGYFLGEPIPRPVQLCYLNNEELRHRYSPSGIAPHHGPLHGPVHGQMHNRQRRKSKNCIIS; translated from the exons ATGTCTCTGGAGATGGAAAAGACCATCACCAAGCTGATGTACGACTTCCAGAGGAACTCCACCTCTGATGATGACTCTGGATGTGCACTGGAGGAATACGCCTGGGTCCCCCCCGGCCTCAGTCCTGAGCAG GTGCATCAGTACTATAACTCCTTACCCGAAGAGAAGGTTCCCTATATAAACAGCCCTGGAGAGAAATATCGcatcaaacagctgctgcaCCAGCTGCCTCCCCATGACAATGAG GTGCGTTACTGTAACGCGTTGGACGAGGAGGAGAAACGGGAACTTAAGATCTTCAGCAACCAGCGGAAGAAGGACAGCTTGGGCAGAGGCAACATCCGTCCTTTCCCCCTCACCATCAGTGGCGCTATCTGTGACAAG TGCGGTGGTCAAATAAACGGAGGCGACATGGTGGTTTTTGCTGCCAGGGTAGGGCACAGCAAAGTCTGGCACCCTCATTGCTTTGTCTGCAGCATGTGCGAGGAACTGTTGGTGGATCTCATCTACTTCTATCAGGATGGCAAGGTCTTCTGCGGCCGACACCATGCCGAGAGGCTGAAACCCCGCTGCTGTGCCTGTGATGAG ATTATCTTTGCTGATGAATGCACTGAGGCGGAGGGCAGGCACTGGCACATGAAGCACTTTCGTTGCTACGAGTGTGAGACGCCCCTCGGCGGCCAGCGCTACATCATGAAGGACGGACGGCCACACTGCTGCAACTGCTTCGAGTCTCTTTATGCAGAGTACTGTGACGCATGTGGGGAACACATAG GCATTGACCAAGGCCAGATGACTTATGATGGGCAGCACTGGCACGCCACAGAGGAGTGCTTTTGCTGTGCCCGTTGCAAGCGCTCTCTGCTGGGCCGGCCCTTTCTGCCAAAGCAGGGACAGATCTTCTGCTCACGGTCCTGCAGCGCTGGACAG GATCCAGATGAGTCTGACTCCTCCGACTCTGCCTTCCAAAGTGCCCGTTCCCGCGAATCCCGCCACAGCACCAAGATTGGTAAAAAGGAGCGCAGGAATGCAGAGCGGAGTGCCGAAGCCCGCCAGTCAGCTCCTCCACCCATGCCCGACCGTCTGTCTGCTGAAATTGATCCCCTCTCCGGCCAGATGGACCGTTTAAGCCTCTCATCTAGCCAGACCCCGAGCAGGACACCGAACCGCACGCCCAGTCGCACTCCAAGTCGTGCCCCGAGTCTTAACCAGGTGTGGATGAGCCGCGATGACCCCTACGTCCCTGCCGTGTATGAGGGCCCCCAGCTAGAAGCCTCCCCAACACCGGCACCTATACATCTGCTGGCTCAGTGTAACCCCAGGCAGGGCTACAATCCAAACACAAATGCTCATCCTCCAGCTCAGACTGCTGCCAATCCAGGGAAGAGGCCTGACTCCTGGGGGAAGGAACAAGGCAACGCTAAGAGGACTCCCATGGCTGCTTTGAGGGGCCACTCCTTTAACGAAAACTGGACCCACCACAGCCAAGATGAGTTCAGGCCCAACAAGCTTCGCACCCAGATGAGTTTCAACGAGATGCCCAACCAGAACCAGGGATTTTCTGACAAAAGGAGCATAAGCCTGCATGGATTCCAGAGGGACGGCAGACCCCCACTGACCAGGAGGAACCCCATCAATGCCATGAGCTTCAACGAGCCCCTTACTCCTCTAGAACAGACTCCTCGTGGATCCATGGACTCCCTCACTATGTCCAATGCTACAG GTCACTCTCTGGACGGGGTCAGTAAGCGTCAGGAGCATTTGTCGAGGTTCTCCATGCCCGACCTGAGTAAAGACTCTGGTGTGAACGTGTCTGAAAAGAGCAACATGGGCACCCTCAGCTCCTCAGTCCAGTTCCACAGCACAGAGTCTCTGTCCTCTTCCCGGCCCTATAACAACAACATGTACGCTCCACTGAGGGTCGGCTACCCGCTGCAGTACTGGGATGGCCCACAGCCACTGGGATTCGACGGGAAAGGTCGCGTCGGGGTGATGGGCAGCAGTGGAAACCTGCGGATGGCTCCAATGAGTGACCGAATGCCCCGCAGACGCATCAACGGGCAGGAACCTGTGACGCAGCAACAGCAGCCACAACCAAGACGCCGCAAGCACCACCGTGGAAATCACAGTAACGGGCAGCACCGCAGTAGCCGCCACCACAAACGCTCTCGCCGTTCCCGCTCTGACAATGCCCTGCACCTGGTGGCAGACCGTCCTACTCAGATGGTAGAGCCGCCCTACCGTCGCGTCCAGGAGGATTATGATCGCTTCCCCTCTGGTAATGCTGCTCGGGAGTTGTTCGGTCTTGAGCCCGGCGGGTACAGACAGCAGCCCCAACGACCCTGCCCCCGAACCACCTCTGATCTCACCCTGCAGAATGCTGGCTGGCAACCTGCGGGGCTAGGTGGGCAATGCTGGGGTGACGGGTACATGGAGGCGGCTGACCCGTGGtgctccagctgctcctcttcctccgagTCTGAGGCAGATGAAGGTTATTTCCTGGGTGAACCAATCCCTCGGCCTGTGCAGCTTTGCTACCTCAACAACGAGGAACTGCGCCATCGTTACAGCCCCTCTGGGATCGCTCCCCACCACGGACCTCTGCACGGACCGGTTCATGGCCAGATGCACAACCGCCAAAGGAGGAAGAGCAAAAACTGCATAATTTCTTAG
- the LOC134861907 gene encoding periphilin-1 isoform X2, with amino-acid sequence MLRQREHSDESTDKRPSNGSASPSLDKKKLIRRVRSPSRPRAWLCNSYKPNQQFGRRFQRRDDHSFYKPGFANPKYHYFNHRGNSQRRDNFHPKLHHVSPRDREREDKERYDLRESPDGGSPSKQSNSSRPFLPRSTSSRDKDMQFVYQSERSQSQERDHKGSKSKERERSRERELPSTASQAATRDRAIQQKRREIDEVYYQECEMFGLVAKMLIAKDQTLEQPIQSALQENLRDIGKRCVEGMEKFIEEYDSRELSH; translated from the exons ATGTTGCGACAAAGGGAACACAGTGATGAGTCTACCGACAAGAGGCCTTCTAATGGCTCTGCTTCTCCTTCTCTG GATAAGAAGAAGCTGATCAGAAGAGTGAGGAGTCCATCCAGACCGAGGGCATGGCTATGTAATTCTTACAAACCAAACCAACAATTTGGAAGGAGATTCCAAAGACG GGATGACCACTCCTTCTACAAACCTGGCTTTGCAAACCCAAAGTACCACTACTTTAATCACCGAGGTAACTCCCAACGGAGAGATAATTTCCATCCTAAACTTCACCACGTCTCACCGAGGGACAGGGAACGGGAGGATAAGGAGCGGTATGATCTGAGAGAAAGCCCTGATGGCGGTTCTCcatcaaaacaaagcaatt CAAGCAGACCTTTCTTACCCAGATCCACCTCCAGCAGGGACAAGGACATGCAGTTT GTTTATCAGAGCGAAAGGAGCCAAAGCCAAGAGAGAGATCACAAGGGGagtaaaagcaaagaaagagaacgcagcagagagagggagctcCCTTCGACTGCGAGCCAGGCGGCCACACGAGACAGAGCCATCCaacagaagaggagggagataGATGAG gTGTATTATCAGGAATGTGAAATGTTTGGCCTCGTGGCAAAGATGCTGATAGCCAAGGATCAGACCCTGGAGCAGCCCATCCAGTCCGCGCTGCAGGAGAACCTCAGGGACATCGGCAAGCGGTGTGTGGAGGGCATGGAGAAATTTATCGAGGAGTACGACTCCAGGGAGCTGTCTCACTAA
- the LOC134861907 gene encoding periphilin-1 isoform X1, with amino-acid sequence MDNARPQDTQQSKGSMLRQREHSDESTDKRPSNGSASPSLDKKKLIRRVRSPSRPRAWLCNSYKPNQQFGRRFQRRDDHSFYKPGFANPKYHYFNHRGNSQRRDNFHPKLHHVSPRDREREDKERYDLRESPDGGSPSKQSNSSRPFLPRSTSSRDKDMQFVYQSERSQSQERDHKGSKSKERERSRERELPSTASQAATRDRAIQQKRREIDEVYYQECEMFGLVAKMLIAKDQTLEQPIQSALQENLRDIGKRCVEGMEKFIEEYDSRELSH; translated from the exons ATGGATAATGCACGACCACaggacacacagcagagcaag gGCTCCATGTTGCGACAAAGGGAACACAGTGATGAGTCTACCGACAAGAGGCCTTCTAATGGCTCTGCTTCTCCTTCTCTG GATAAGAAGAAGCTGATCAGAAGAGTGAGGAGTCCATCCAGACCGAGGGCATGGCTATGTAATTCTTACAAACCAAACCAACAATTTGGAAGGAGATTCCAAAGACG GGATGACCACTCCTTCTACAAACCTGGCTTTGCAAACCCAAAGTACCACTACTTTAATCACCGAGGTAACTCCCAACGGAGAGATAATTTCCATCCTAAACTTCACCACGTCTCACCGAGGGACAGGGAACGGGAGGATAAGGAGCGGTATGATCTGAGAGAAAGCCCTGATGGCGGTTCTCcatcaaaacaaagcaatt CAAGCAGACCTTTCTTACCCAGATCCACCTCCAGCAGGGACAAGGACATGCAGTTT GTTTATCAGAGCGAAAGGAGCCAAAGCCAAGAGAGAGATCACAAGGGGagtaaaagcaaagaaagagaacgcagcagagagagggagctcCCTTCGACTGCGAGCCAGGCGGCCACACGAGACAGAGCCATCCaacagaagaggagggagataGATGAG gTGTATTATCAGGAATGTGAAATGTTTGGCCTCGTGGCAAAGATGCTGATAGCCAAGGATCAGACCCTGGAGCAGCCCATCCAGTCCGCGCTGCAGGAGAACCTCAGGGACATCGGCAAGCGGTGTGTGGAGGGCATGGAGAAATTTATCGAGGAGTACGACTCCAGGGAGCTGTCTCACTAA